DNA from Rosa rugosa chromosome 6, drRosRugo1.1, whole genome shotgun sequence:
GCTCGTAAGCTAGAACCAACTGTTCACCTATGGTTGCAGCTCCACAACAAGAATCGATCAAAaccaccaccaaggatcgatagAGGAGGCTTCTGCGAACTTAACAAGATTGGTTTCAAGCTCTCCCGTCGCCGGAATTGAGAGAACCAGTCGGGTCCGACAACTCCAATCTTCGCCACCTTGCTATATGCCGTCGTGGGTGAGAATCACCGCTAGAGACGACCGTAGAGAGGACCACACGGAGGAGGCGAAGCAATCTAGGTTGGTTTCACCGCCGCAGATCGCCGGAAAAAGGAACGCCGGCCGGCTTGGAAATCCGAATACAGGTCAGGTCGGTCATCGTTGAGGACAGAGAACAGAGGTTTTGGGTTTTCCAAAAAAGgcaactttccaaaaatgaaaatagtagaTTTCTGAAAacctttcatgaaggaagttttcagcgaaactcaacgtataaaaagtcaaacttcaagCCCCCCCCCCCTTCCCCTAAAACTATGCGTTTGAAATAAAAAATCGTCCGAAAATAAATGCACTTTACAAATGATATACGAATAAAGCATCGCACCCAtaattcgtacaactggtccattagtAATTGCAATAATTAAATAACGAAAATTCAGGTCATCACAACCCACCTCATCATATTGATTAAAGAAGACAGGAAATCCAGTCCCTCGGACCAAAATTGCTAGAGCAACGCTAAGAAACCCTAGCGAGACTCTCCACCTCTCTCGagagtttttcatttttttaaaaaactttTGAATAGGTATTACCTTGGCCTTCAATTCTCTGATATCAAGTTTCTTTACTTTCTGATTTAGTCTATAATAAACTGATGTATGAcaagattttagccaatttcaacaaaaaatctcaaaagaaagaagcgtcttcgcattaagaagaatgatttgaatattgaaaattggtattcaaatggGTTTCTTAgtgatgaaattaatcataaattactcttttggatatatcagGATTCTTGAGCAAAATCTTAGTTGGGATTCCAAATACATATTTgtgtaatattctttagtatctaggattctatttccgaCTTTTATTTAATGatgtttaattaggtttcctagttttagactataataaattgttctttttgttttctagttgtattaggtttatgctatgtgacctatataaggcacctcttagattgtaattttcattcaagttctcaataaaaataaaaaaaatcaaatattagagaagtttctctatgtttctgaCGACTGTGCCTCGTAATTGCTAGTAGATTCTAGTTCATCTCATATGGGTTTCAACTCTTGACGGAGCCTACtgctatcgtgttcacgctttcCGCATCACTTTCTTTTATATATGTAAAGCCGGTAAGAAGATGACAAGTTGCAAGTTTTACATGGAAAATTAATTAGGTTGTGATATTATTGAAGATTGGACAATTAttaggttcaccccttgggtgaatgagcatattcaccatctcttgcgattaaggtataataattttataattttctaatccgaccattcatgttgtataacgtaatacaaaaattagctctgtaaaaaaccaatcaaattgaagatcttttagttattcatttttgtgaaatacatggacggttcatcataatagtagtaagtgttgttagaaccatccatttgtttgaatcaattagataattaaacgatttctgattcgattgattttttatagagatgatctttaaaggctatTTAaaatatggaccgttggattatgaatttattaagtaaaagtatgttaatcgacaatggaggtgaatatgctcgttcaccctagAGGTGAATCTAAGAATTGTTCTTGAAGATTTGGTTACATAGAAAATATGTACGTAGCATTGATTCTGTATTTAAAAATTTGAAACTTTcagttaattttttattttttacttatttattttgagTGAGTGGGAGGGTTAAGCAGGTCTTACTAATATTAATGCATAAAATTAGTAAGACCTTCATTTCTAGCTTTTGTCTGGTACCGAGTTTAGCTTACAATAGTGTACAAAGAAGTCTTTATTAGACTAATTAATGTACGTACTGGTAGCCTCGATCAGCTCTTGATCATACATATCAGTTCAGTTCTATCTCCTTATTGCATTCTTTGGCTTCGATTCTCTTGTATAGAAATCCTTTAGCAATCCAAACGTACAAGCAGAAATTCAACGCGCTCAGTCCTGCGATTACCGAATAAAAGTAATCCAGGTGAGATCGATTGATATTGTTAGTAATCCATTTTTCACCACCCTTTGAGCTGATTGCTTGCACCAAAGTTATTATCCCATTGCTTAAGAAGAATCCAACCCCAACAACACTGAGGTAAAATGCTGCTCCCAAGCTTCTCATTGCCTCTGGCATTTGATCATAGAACAACTCTTGCATTCCAACAAATGCAAATGCATCAGACAAACCACATATCATGTACTGAGGAATTAACCACCATACTCTCATTGGTACTATTGCTTTCGGATTGTCCAGGAGGTTGTGATCTCTTACAATCTTTACCCTTTTGGTCTCTACCACAGCTGCAACAACCATGCTCATGATGGAGATTAATAGGCCAGTGCCGATTCTTTGTAGGATGGTAATTCCTGATGAATGTCCTGTGAATTTTCGAGCAATGGGGACAAAAACACGGTCATAGATTGGAATGGCAACAACAATGGTGAGGCCAACAAAGATTTGGAGTGAAGCCTGGGGAAGTTGAATTGATCCGATTGTTCGGATCATTGTGCTTCCTTGCTTGGTGAAGAAGGTCTGCACAAAGGATTGGACTACTGCAAACATTAAGCAGCACATCCATATGGGAATGAGGCACAGGAGGAGCTTCACTTGTTCCACTTGATTTAGTGAACATAATCTCCAAGGATTTGTGGTCTCGCTTGATGCATCCTGGTGGTCAATCATCATTGCCTTGTCCAAAAATCTAGAGTTTTCAACTAGTAAGCTTAATTACAACTCAAGGAgacataggaaaaaaaaataaaaaaagaagaagaagaaaaagaagacatTATCATGAACTAAAAGAGTTCGTAAGGaaaattcttaggttcacccttgGGGTGAATAAACATATTCACCCTTTATTGTGCTTATTCACCCTTTATTGTGATTAATGCATTtcaactttataattttctaagaacaattcttaggttacCCCTAGGGTGAACAAGCATATTCACCCACATTGTCGATTAATATACTTTAACTTAATAAATTCATAATCCAAAAGTTCATATCTTAAATAAACCTTTAAAGACAATTTCTGtgaaaaatcaatcgaatcagaaatcgtttaattatctaattgaatcaaacaaatggatggttctaagaACATTTACTACTATTAtatatgatgaaccgtccatgtatttcatagaaatgaataactaaaaggtcttcaatttgattggttttttacagagctaatctttgtattacattatacaacatgaatggtcggATTagaattataaagttattatgccttaatcgcaagagatgatgaatatgctcattcacccaagGGGTGTACCTAATAATTGTccattttctaatccaaccattcatgttgcaTAACATCATACAAATATTATATctgtaaaaaaatcaatcaaattgaagaccttttagttattcatttttataaaatacatggacggttcatcataatagtagtaaatactgttgttagaaccatccatttgtttgattcaattagataattaaacgatttctgattcgattgaatttttacagagatgatttAGGGAAACTCTAATGAATGGTAACTAGTAAGAAAGCACCATTCGTAATGGTGACTAGTAAAATTGACGAATGGTAACTAAAAGAGTTTCTAATGGTATCATGGATTTATATTATTTCAGTATGAGGGTGCATAGAGTCCCCAGTGTTCTTAATTAGTCAAACTTATATGATTAACAAAATTTGTAAAACGGAAGAGCATGTGATAATGATGGTTTGCAGTTTTTGTGTATACAGAAATGGAAAAAAGATAAGATAAGATATGATGACATGTCACGAGATGAAGGTGGTCACTTATTAAGCTAGTGGGATCAATCTAGATGTCAATTTTTTTATCTTAGTGTGGTCAACTATTTCAACTAGTTAGAGAAGACATAGGGGATAAAGAAAGAAAACGAAAGGCCAACAAATCAGAACTCGAAATGTATATAAGAGCAAATTAAAGTAAGACTAATACATGCAGTTTTGTGTATAAACCTGAATTGGTTGGTATGCACCAACGTAGTATGTGGCTGTTGCTGACAATACTCATCTAAATCTTGACCTGTTGTGACCTCCATGTGCTGCTTCCTGAGGGCGGCGACAAATACCTGGGCCACCTTGGTGAAGGGACTGCCCAAGGGTCCTTGCCTTCGGTATTTCTTGATTCCCAGCAGAAAGAGAATCAATGCCACCACCATGGAACCCGTGAGTATTCCAAACCCTGCCGCCCAGCTTACATTGTCCTGCAGCCAATATTTTGCAATAACTATTATGACATTAGAATTTTTGGGTAAATGTCTGGAAATTTggcattttaaattttttttttttaataatattcaATGTAACCTCCCAGacccaaaataataaataaatattcaATGGAACCTTCCTATATGTCAGCCAATACATATACCCTTCTCTAACAATTTTTCGTCCTCATTTTCTCTATTTGGTAGACGTTcattttgataaagtaatctggggttcacatccaaaaccaattggcaatggatggagtgactcAAACcattataaacccataggcaatgtctcatttttcccatgtgggatgtatatattctcaacacgcccccgcacgtgtggcgaattttcaagccatacacgtggacaacttttgggtgacgtggagcccgtgtggcggtttggcatgcacacgtggataacctcgctctgataccatgataaagtaatctggagttcacatccaaaaccaattggcaatggatggagtggcccaaacccttataaacccataggcaagatctcatttttcccatgtgagatgtatatattctcaacacattTATCTATACAATAATTCATGCTTGCCCAAAGTATCTTGTACGCAGACCGGTGCACACTACTATCAGCAAGGTAGCAGACTTGATTGGTAGTGCAACCAGAACATGGAAGCAAGATGTGTTGAATGAAAACTTTCAACCCGAGGCGCACGATGCTTGCCTTGAAAGTGACTGTCAAGTGTCAAGTCGCCATACAAGAGATTGGAGATGATGACTTTGAGCTCAATGAACATGCCAATCTTCTGCTAGACATCCACCACAGTCGACACTTTGTAAGGAACCTGGATTTTATTTTTACATCTAGAACTGCCAATGCAGTAGCACATAGGCTAGCTGCTATGGCTTATGAATTCAATACTGATAAGGTATGGATAGACCAAGCTCCAGTTTGTATTCTGGATGCtttgacttttgattttaaTCATCTTGATTAATCAATAAAGTTCTTGatgttttactcaaaaaaaaatttatctatacaatatttaaaaataaaggGGGGTAATACTTGATATATTTCTACAATGAACTGCGAGGGACAAGTAGATCTCAGCAACTTGTATTAAATTTTTAAATGCTGAAACTATAATAATTTAAAACTGTGCACTTATCATCAGCAGT
Protein-coding regions in this window:
- the LOC133718862 gene encoding protein NRT1/ PTR FAMILY 5.4-like; this translates as MDSFHSPKGHLQDEDVEKNISSQKKSSRGGWSAAIFIIFVEMAERFSYFGLAGNLITYLTNELHEPIPTAAKNVNTWIGVSSLLPILGAFIADSYLGRFNTILVSSIIYCMAMSLLTVTVSAIPLHLRKLMFFVALYLLSLGLSGHKPCVQTFAADQFSEDSAEERKAKSSFFNWWYLGIVVGGSSAVMVVIYIQDNVSWAAGFGILTGSMVVALILFLLGIKKYRRQGPLGSPFTKVAQVFVAALRKQHMEVTTGQDLDEYCQQQPHTTLVHTNQFRFLDKAMMIDHQDASSETTNPWRLCSLNQVEQVKLLLCLIPIWMCCLMFAVVQSFVQTFFTKQGSTMIRTIGSIQLPQASLQIFVGLTIVVAIPIYDRVFVPIARKFTGHSSGITILQRIGTGLLISIMSMVVAAVVETKRVKIVRDHNLLDNPKAIVPMRVWWLIPQYMICGLSDAFAFVGMQELFYDQMPEAMRSLGAAFYLSVVGVGFFLSNGIITLVQAISSKGGEKWITNNINRSHLDYFYSVIAGLSALNFCLYVWIAKGFLYKRIEAKECNKEIELN